TTCGGCGGTTTTTGATGGTGCACCGGATATCTCAAAGAGGGCCGGCTGAGGCACAAAGAAATAACGGTCAGAAACCGGATCAATTATAGCCTTATTTTCGGCAAAGAGATTCTCCCATGAGAAGTTTATATCAGTCTGACCGACTCCGAGATCAACCATTGCCTTCCTGACCGCTTCAGGCTTAATACCCCTCCGTGCAATTGCCTTTAAGGTTCCAAGCCTGATGTCGTCCCATCCGGAATATGTCCCGTCTGAGATCCCTGCCTTCATTGCAGAAGTCGAGAGCACCACATCTCCGACTGACATCCTGCCATAGTGGTAGTACTCAGGCTGTTTCCACCCGAAATAATCATAGATATAGCCCTGCCTTCTTGTATTGGCGATATGGTCCTTGCCCCTGATGACATGGGTCATTCCAAGCAGGTAGTCATCCACAACGACTGACAGGTTCATCATCGGATAGACAGTCACATCTTTTCTTGGATGTGGCGGTGAATCAACAACCCTGAATATCGAAAAATCCCTCATTGCAGGATCAGGGTGCTCTATGTCAGTTTTAACCCTGACTGTGACTGTGCCTTCCGCAAATCCGCCTGCGAGCATCTCATCCCACTGCCTGAGATTATCCTCAACGGAATTGTCCCTGCATGGGCATGGCTTTTTGCTGTTCTTAAGCTCCCTGAAGCTTTCGGCATCGCAGGTGCAGACATAAGCCCCGCCGATCTCAATCAACCTTCGCCCGTGCTCATAATATATATCAAACCTGTCGCTCTGGTATACAATATCCGTAATATTTAATCCGAGCCATTTGATGTCCTCAAGGAGGAGTTCATAGTTTTCAGGCTCAACACGCCTCGGATCAGTGTCCTCAATCCTTAAGACATACTTTCCGCCATATTTCCGGACGTAATAGTCATTGAGATATGCAGCCCTTGCATGGCCCAGATGGAGAGGGCCGCTTGGATTGGGCGCAAAACGCATCACAACGCCTTCCTCGCCAACATTCTTAAGCTCACGAAGAGGCTCCTTCTCTTTCTTCTCCTTCTTTTCAGTGAGAAGTTCAGGAGCTACGGCCATCAGCCTCTCCTTTCTCTCCTCAGGAGAGAGAGCCTCAACTTCAGATAAGACATCCTTAAGAATAGCAGACATCTCCTTTGCCTGCGACCTGAATTCAGGGTGTTTGCCCATAAGCATGCCGAGGACAGTGCCGGCTTTAGGCACATTCTCATGCTGAACTGCATTTAAGAGGGCATGCCTGAAGAAGAAATCACGTGGATCCACAGACATTATTTAATAGCCTCTGTTGATGAAGTAATCTGTAATCTCCCCAAGAATCCTGCTCTCCTCACATTCAGGGAAAACTGCAAGCATATGTCTGGCCTTCTCAACATGCTCCATAGCAGCATTCCTGGCTTCCTCAATAACTCCTGCATCTGTGAGAATATCAATAGCCTCCTGTATCTCCTCATCGGTTAAGGAATCCTTTCTGTACTTTGAGAGATCAATGCCCTTCTCCTTTGCAATAATTGCAATAAGTGTCTTTTTGCCCTCTCGGAGATCCGAAGCCCGGTCTTTTCCTGTCTTTTCGGTCTCACCCATAAAGTCAATTAAGTCATCCTGAATCTGAAAAGCGATGCCGCTGTGGTAACCCCAGTCATAGAGAGCCGAAACCTCTTTTTTATTACCACCCGCAAGAGTTGCACCTATTGAAGCAGCGGCAGCGTATAACTTCCCGGTTTTCTTACCGACCATATCGATATATTCAAAAGAGTCCACATCATCGCGGTTCTCAAACGACATATCCTCATGCTGACCCTGACATATCTCAACACAGGTTCTTGCAAGAATAGCAACACTATGAACTTTTGCAAGATTATCAGCAAGAGAATTGGTTATAAGCTCGAATGCCTCAGCATATAATACATCACCTGCAAGAATTGCTGTAGGCTCGTCCCATTTTACATGAACAGTCGGCGCACCTCTTCTGACAGAATCGCCGTCCATTATATCGTCATGAACAAGGGTGAAAGTGTGCGTAACCTCAAGGGCAAGTGCTGCCGGAAGTATATCCAGTGATCTCCCTTTAGAGACGAGATCAGCTGCAAGTAACGTCACTGCAGGCCTTAACCTCTTGCCACCCGCAAGGAGGAGATGGCTGCTTGCTTTCCCAAGCTGGGTAGGAAGCCCTCCAAACTGCCTGTTCAGTTCAAGGTCGACAAGTTCAGCAGTATTTTCAAGATATTCTTCAAGATTCATAGGGATTTCCTCACATTAAATTATTTACTGACATTTACTCTCATACCGTTTCTCAGAATGTGTATATCATTATTTAAAGTATATCCGCAATCCTCTGCAAACCGGACATATGCCCCGGTCATGTCAATATCACCGTGGGACGGGATGATATGCTGAGGATTGAAGAGATGAATAACTTCATAATGATCTTCCTTCTGGGCGTGGCCGCTCACGTGAAGTTCCTGAAAGATACGGGCGCCCTTCATTCTCAGGAATGTCTCCTGATGGTACCTCTGCCCGTAGTTCATCGGATTTGGAATGATCTTGGCACTGTAGAGGATCTTATCACCCTTATCAACACGGTAAGGCGTATTTCCGGCGGCAAGCCTTGTTAAAATTGCACCAGGTTCACCCTGGTGACCGGTAACAATAGGCACAAACTTGTCCTTGCCCTCCTTCATGATCCTACGAAACATCCTGTCAACAGTCTTCCTGTTGCCATACATTGAGAGCGTGTCCGGGAATCCTACAAGTTTCATCTGTTCGGCAGTAGAGGAGTATCTCTCCATTGACCTTCCAAGCAGCACCGGTTTTCTGCCGATCTCATGTGCACATTCTGCAATGGTCTTTACACGGGCGATATGGGATGAAAAAGTGCTTACCATCATGGCGCATTTATCATCCTCATAGCTTGTCATAACATCCCTGACAAGTTTATGGGCGACCTTCTCACTCGGACATCTTCCCGGAAGGCTTACATTTGTACTCTCTACAATAAGGGCTAAAACCCCTTCACGCCCAAGTTCTGCCATACGGGCAAAGTCCGGAGGGTTTCCAAGCACAGGAGTCCTGTCAAGCTTGAAATCATTTGCATATACGATTATTCCGGCAGGTGTATGTAATACCGCCATTGCAGTATCAATTATACTGTGCTGGACATTGACAAACTCAAGGCTTATATCGGGAGTTATCTGGTACCTGTACTTCTTTCCGGCATTCAGTGAAAATACCTTATTATTGACACCAAACTTCTTCTCGCCCTCAATCTGCTGTTCGATAAGTTTTGCAGTATAGGGCGTTCCGATAATCGGGGCATTATAGCGGTGCGCAAGCTTTGGAATGGCACCTATATGGTCAAGATGTCCGTGAGTGCAGACTATCGCCTTCACACTGCCCGCGACAGTATTCATTATAGTGTCATCAGGAATAGCCTTCATCTCAATGAGATCAAGAGAATGCATATTTTCAACTTCAGCATCCTCATGAATCATTATCTGGTCAAGGCGAAGGCCCATATCAAATATTACTATATCTTTGCCTACGCGGACGGCTGTCATATTACGGCCGACTTCTCCATAACCGCCTACGGCAATTATTTCTACTTCCATATTTTATTCATCTCCATTCTGTTTTTCATCTGAGCCGTCTTTCCCGTGATATATGCCCCGACTTTAGACAGTTCAGCTAAATTTCCTGAACCGGTCAGGTACATGGCAACGGTAAGTTCACGGTTTATAAGTTCAATCTCTTCAAAGAGCGCTTCACGTGATTTCATGGCCGGTTTTAAAAGCTTTAACGCCATGCCGCCAAGAGAGGCTCCGAGTGCAACTGATTTTGCAATATCTATTCCGGATTTTAAGCCTCCGGTTGCGATAACAGGCACACCACAGTCCGCAACTTCCATTAAGGATACAGCAGTCGGTATGCCCCAGTCATTAAAATCGTCACCCATCCTTGCCAGAAGGTCACTGTCAGCCCTGAGAGCCTCAACAGCCGCCCACGATGTTCCGCCGAGTCCCCCGGTATCTATGGCAGAGACTCCTGCATCACAGAGCATCTTTGCAGTCTCACCCGATATTCCGCACCCTGTCTCCTTAACGATGACAGGATATTTGGAAGAGAGGCACAGGTCCCGGATAGCCTCAAGGCATCCGCCGGAATTATGATCACCCTCCGGCTGAATTGCTTCCTGAAGCGGATTTAAATGAATACAGAGCGCCTCTGCGTCAATCATCTCCACAGCACGATCTGCCCATTCAGGACCTTTTTCTGCAAGCTGAACCGCACCGAGATTGCCGCACAGAAATGCACCTGGCGCCCTTTCACGGACTATTGTAAAACTGTCCTCAAGTTCGGGATTTTCAAGAGCAGCACGCTGGGAACCGACACCCATGCCAATATTAAAGTGTTCTGCCGCCTCGGCAAGAACTGCATTGACCTCAGCGGTATCACTGTGCCCGCCGGTCATTGCGGCAATAAAAAGTGGCGAAGATAGCTCATAGCCAAGAAACTCAGCCCCTCTGTCAATATTATTCATATCACACTCAGGAAGTGCATTATGAACAAGCCTTATATCCTCAAAACCTGAAAAACCTGATTCAACAGGTTTTTCACAGCATATCTCAAGATGCTCTCTCTTTCTTGAGGATGTATATCCGGATTTATCTATTGTTGTCACCTCTTATATATCCGGATTTTCAGGACTATTGCGGCCCTTAAGCCTGATTTTCCGGGATTGTGCGGAGATATTACTGAGGTTAAACCAGTACCGATTAGCCGGGATCAAATCCTTCCCTGATCCCTTTATCGCATAACTACTGTAATGCAGTGCTAATGGTCTTTGGTCACCACAGTTCCGCCGTGGCTGCGCCCGTCCAGGAAATCACCAAGTCTGTCTATATGGAATATACCGGAACTGATCCCGTCTTCGGCAAGAACAAGAAGTTCTTCTATTTTGCCTTTCATTCCACCTGTAACATCAGTGTTCCCTGAATCATTGAAAGTCAGATCTGCAATTGACTCTGAGGTTATTCTCTCTATTACGTATCCGTCTTTGAGAACCCCGGAGACATTGGTTGCAAGCCCAATCCTGTCAACTGCCATATTCCCTCCAAGGTAACTGACAAGTTGATCGCCTGATACAATACAGGCACCCTGACCCAGATCCATCACAACATCCCCGTGTAAAACAGGAACAATGCCATGACGAACCAGCATTTCAACAGGACCAAGCTCAAATGATATTAGACGTCCGTTTTTTGCGGTACATGCATCAAGCGGGTGAATACCTACTGCCTCCACTCCACTGGCACGAAGCGCATCTACCACCCGTTCATTCAGTTTTCTGACTGCCGCATGGGTGATAAATATACCTGATCTATTATTATGATCCAGACCTTTATCAATATGATGTTCTTTCGCTTCCGGATGACCGCATGATCCTGCACCGTGGATGACAACCGGAAATATGTCCTTTCTTGTGGATATCTCCTTTGCAACAGCAGAAATTCTCTCTTCGTCTATCATGCAGCTGCCGGATTTGTCAGTGATAACACTACCGCCCAGTTTTAAAATAATAATTTCTTTAACTGTCATCCTCAGTCCGTACCCCGTCGGTATCTATTGACGTAATTATAGCTCTTCCTTCTGCCGCTTCTATTGCCTTTGCAATCCGGCTCTTTGACCTCTTGGGACAGAGTGCAATCATGCACCCTCCGCCACCCGCACCAGTCATCTTTGCTCCGTAGGCACCGGATGTCCGGGCGGCAGTCACAAGGCGGGTGAGCATTGGGTGACCTACACCGAGCGCCTCAAGGAGTGCATGATTGACATCCATATACCGTCCGAGAGTCTTCTGATTATGGAAATTATGAAGTGACCTGATAGTCACTGCCTCAATAGCATCAAGAATCGGGTCAACAACATGGGGGTTACTGCGCCTGAACTCTCCGACCATGCCAACAAGTTCAGCAGTCTTATGGGACACCATCGTATTCCCGATTACAAGACTGAGATTTTCAGGCGGAAGTATTCTTCTTTTATTGTCCTTTACCAGGACAAGGCCGCCATATGTGGATACAAAAGTGTCGGTAGGGCTGGCCCTTCCGCGCTGGACCTTTTTCTCGATCTTAAAGGCAGTCGAGGCGATATGTGACCTGTCCATGCCGAGGTTATACTCCTCATTTATAGCTGAAAGTGTTGCCACAGTTACAGCAGCAGAAGACCCAAGTCCGGAAGACGAAGGCAGCTGCGAATGGATATATGCACTCCCGTTAACGCCGGTCTGCTCAAAACAGTTCTCAATGTAAGGTGAATTCACACGCGGTGGATTTTTGCCCCTCCTTACAGTGACAAAAACCCGGGGTTTGATTCCCATGGCAATGCCCGGTTTTCCGAAAACCACTGCATGTTCACCAAAAAGAAAGACCTTGCCGGGTGCGCTGCAGGTGGCCATACTTTTAAACCACCGCTAATGACGCATAACCGACAACCTGGCTCCGGTCGCCATTAATGTCACCACTTGTTGAGTAATGAAGCTTAACTGCTTTCTTTGCCCCAAGTCTCTTTGAAACCTCAGCCATAACCATAATAGGACCATAACCACATGCAGAGATCCCTTCGTCATTAATTCTCCGGTAAAATTCAGCAGTATCAAGATGTAAGAGGGCATCAATTGCATAGTTGTCAAGCATTCTGGCATCCTTATCACTGATGTAATGTGAGAAATCCGATGATGCCACAATCTTTACAGGATTCTCTGACAGTTCAATGGCTTTAAAAAGCTTCTCTGCAAGAGAAAGTGAATTCCTCCTGGTCTGACTGCCCACCAGAACCGGCACAATCCGGCAGTCCGGAAAACGGTACTTGATGAACTGCATCTGAACCTCAAGAGAATTCTCTCTCTGCCTGTGTGCGTAATTGTCAACCGGAATGTCCAGGTTTCTGATAAAACCGTTGTCATTTTTAAGAGTCCCAAGAGGTGTTTCCCAGTTGTCAGTTGAGACGCAGTCTGGATAGCCGGCGTGGCTGGGACCTATAACAACAAAAGTTCCCTTAAATTCTTTGGGAATTGCCGAATAAGCATATGCGGATGTCTGTCCGGAGAATATAATTCCTGCGTGCGGCGATACAACGCCAAAAGGCTCTGGAAGTGCAGAAAGTGATTTATCAGGAATGTTTTCAAAAAAAGATTTCAGTTGTTTTCTCAGAACAGAAGAATCTGCCGGATAGAAACTGCCGGCAAGAGTGCTCCTGCGTAATTCCATTAGGTTTCGCCCCCAATTATAACTCTACTTCAAAATCTTCAGGTGTAAGTGAAGTTGCAATACCGCGTTTGCTCATTACTTCCTTTGCAAGGAGGTAATAGACAAGACTGAGGGCTTTTCTGCCCTTGTTGTTTGTCGGGATTACAATATCGATGTACTTGGTAATATTGTTTGTATCGCAGAGTGCCACAATAGGAATGCCACACTGGACAGCCTCGTTGATTACCTGAAGATCTCCGATAGGATCTGTTACAACTACAACATCAGGTTCGATGTATTCCCTGATGCTCTGATTTGTTAAAAGGCCCGGAATAAACCTTCCGACCTTTGAAACACCACCGACAGCCTCTGCAAACTTTCTTGCAGGGTACTGGCCGTACTGACGTGATGTGACAACAAGCACCTTTGCAGGATCAAATTTAGCGATAAAATCTGCTGCGACTTTGATGCGCTCATCTGTCTGCTGGATGTCAAGGATGTAAAGTCCGTCTCCCCTTACACGGTATATGAACTTTTTCATATCCTGACTCTTCTGCTGTGTTCCAATATGAACTCCGGCAGCCAGATATTCTTCTACAGGCACAAGTGATTCTTTCAGTTCAATCTCTATTTCATTTGAATTCAATTTTACATCAGCTCCAGTACTATTTTCTCTTAACGGTGATGGGTATGACACCTAATTCATACTCCTCAAGAGCGATCTCAAGCGGATCAATCCTGTCAGTCTTAACCAGAAGAGGTGCGCCCATTGAAATCTGAAGAGAGCGTGCACCTACAATTCTGGCTCTCTCATATCTGGTGTATGTATTCATCATAATCCCATAGAATCTTTATTTTGTTTTTAAATTTGACAATGGGGTCGCTGAGATTCGAACTCAGGTTACAGCATCCCGAACGCCATAGGATTCCAGGCTACCCCACGACCCCTCATAAATTTATTGGTAAGGGTTGAGATCATCAATGATCTCTTTATGGGTGAGCAGCATCCTCCTGCAACAGTAGCGCTCAAGCCCCAGATCGTCAAGGATATCCCTGATCTCCTCACCGGCATCTCTTCTTTTCTTAAACTCTTCGTAGTATACGGAAACTACTCTTCCGCATGTAAAGCACCGGACCGGAATCATTTTTTGATCTCTCCCTTATAATTTTAGCTGTTCTAACGATAAGACTTCTGGAATTTCTTCCTTGCACCACGGCCGTGTGGCTTCTTGGCTTCCTTCTGGCGTGAGTCATTAACAAGGAGAGTCCTGTCATATTCAAGATATGCGTCCTTTACCCTTGGATCATTGTGCCAGTTTACAATACCACGTGCAATTGCTGTTCTTACAGCCTCAGCCTGGCCCATGTAACCTCCGCCTGAAACATCAACAGTTACATCAACATCATCTGTTGAACCAGGGAAGAGAAGGATTGGCTCTGAAATTTTCATCCTTGCAATTTCTGTGCTGTATATCTCAAGAGGGATGGAATTGATTCTGATTCTCCCGTTTCCTTCTTTAAATGTAGCCCTTGCAATTGCGGTCTTCTTTTTTCCGCTCGTATTTATTACTTTAGACATATTTTTCAAAGCCCCCTTAGAATTTTGCTCCAAGAATGCTGCTTATTGTTCCGACAGCCACATATTTGGGTGTTGAAAGACCTTCAATGTGGGCAGATTCAATAGTCTCGGCTTTTATGTCTGCAAACTCTTCAGGCACACCAACATAGACTTTTACACGGGCGAATGCCTCAATACCACGCTGTCTCTTGTAAGGAAGCATCCCCCTGATGGTGCGTTTTACTATATGATCAGGTCTTCTTGGATAGAACGGTCCGCCTTCTCTGGAGCCGCGCTTTCTCTTCTGATCATAATCTGCAAGAACACGGGCTTTTGCACCGGAGATCACTGCAGCTTCTGCATTGATGATTGCAATCTCTTCACCCTGAAGTGAACGTTTTGCAACAATGCTTGCAAGTCTTCCAAGGCGCAGACCGGCTGCATCGATAACTGTAACCATTCTCAATTCACCTCAGAATTCTTACGCTTTTACCCTCGGGATTTGACTTTACGAGGTCTTCTATGGTCATGCAGGTGCCGTTGGCATTTTTAATTTTGTCAATGGCTGATTCGCTGAAGTTTAGTGCCGCGACAGAAACTCCTGATGAAAGCACACCGCTTCCAAGGACCTTGCCGGGAACAATTACAGTTTCGCCTTCACGTGCGTATCTGCTGATTTTATTCAGATTAACTTCAGCGTGGTTTCTGGAGGGAGCCTCCAGCCTTTTTGCAATCTCACGCCATACGCCTGCATCATTGGTCCTTGATGCATCCTTTAGAGTTGCAACCAGGGCAGAGTAGCGCGGATTTGTCTTAGTAGCTATCTTCATTTTAGATCGCTCCTGAAATGTCGCTTAATACATCCACCAGGCCACGTGATTTATTCCCGATTATATCCAGTGCGCGGATCATAATGTCTTTTACAGGCATTGAACCATCGCTTTCGACTACAAATATATAGTCACTGTCATGGGGATTTACACGTATCGCCGGCTCATCTCCGATATCACTTGCCATACAGGCCTTTTCACAGAGCCTGCACATGGAACAGTCTTCCAGTCTGCTTTCAATGACTAACACTGCCTTACTACCGGCTTTAAGGACATTTCTTGGGCACTGCTCAACGCATTTCCCACACCCGTCACAGCGATCGCTCACTGTAATGACAGGATATGCCTTATATCCACATGCAAGTGTCGGTTGCCACTTTGCATGTTCCATACCGGTATTCAGTTCTGCCCTTGCTTCAAGGACAACCTTCTGATCTTCATCCAGTTTTACAATCGGAATGTCAGGGTTTACAGGAACTGCTCCCGGATTCTGGGGAACCAGATCTCCGGACATAACAATTCCCGGACCTTCGACACTCAGAGTAAATACTGCCTGGCACTGTGAGCATCCCTCGCCTCCGCAGGAACACTCGTCTCTTCTGACATATTCTGAAAGATCTGTTGTAATCGGAATCAGGCCGAGGCGGTGAGTGAGAATTTCATCGAAGAGTGCACTGTTATTGTCGTACAGATATACATCTTCAATTGCAAGTGTGGGCACATCTGTAATCATTGCCCTTCTGAAGGAATTTGCAAAGGCAAATGTCGTACCTTTCAGAATAAACTTTGCAGCATTCTCATCAAGCCTGCTGAATGTGATTTCCATTAATCAGACTCTCCTGCCCCTTCTTCCACCTTTAGCACGAATGCTGTCATGTGGAACAGGTGTTACGTCCTCAATACGGCCGATTCTCATTCCGGCACGTGCAAGGGCACGGATTGCTGCCTGTGCTCCGGGACCGGGGCTGCGCTGTTTGCCACGTCCAGGTGCACGCACCTTTACATGGACACCAACAATACCCTTGTCCTTTGCTGCATTTGCAACATTAATTGCCATCTGCATTGCCGCATAGGGAGAGCTTTCGTTACGTGCCTGCTTTACAACCATTCCACCGCTTGACTTGGTAACGGTCTCTGCACCGGAAAGATCTGTAACTGTAATAACTGTATTGTTAAACGAAGCGTAAATGTGAGCTACGCCCCATTTTTCCTTTGAATCTTCTGCCATTACTGTCTGCCTCCGGAGACGATACGACCGCGCTCAGGGTGAGCTTCACCTGTGAACGGGGAATTTCCGTAATAACGAACCTCAGATTCCTCTGACTTCCTGATTCTGCAACCCGGAATTGTAACTTTTCTTCCGTTTACAGATATGTGGCCGTGTGTTATCATCTGGCGTGCCTGCTTTGGTGAGCGTGCAAGACCTTTTCTGTACACGACCGTCTGAAGACGGCGTTCAAGTTCATTTTCGGTCTTCATTGCCAGTACATCGCCGATACCTGCACCTTCAGGAAGAAGGCCGTATTTTGCAAGATGGCCAAGAAGCTCATCTTCCTTCCTCGCAATAAGTGCTTCATCAGTCACACTTGATTTAAGAGCAAGGAGGTCACGGGCTGCACGGCGGTAGCGCCTTAACGTACTCTGGGCTTTCCAGAGCTCACGCTTGTTTCTGAGACCGAACTCAATGACAAGACGGTTCTCATCATCGATACGGCTCTTCTCAAAGCGCCTCTTTGGTGTTTCATACTGCTTGTGATTCTTACCAGGATATACCATTTAAACCACCCGATTACTTCTTCTTCCTGCTGACACCGACAGTCGATCCTCTTCTTCCGGAAGACTTGGTGCGCTGCCCGCGTACTTTCTGGCCGGTCTCGTGACGGATACCGCGGTAACAGCGAATCTTACGCATCCTGTTAATGTCATCCTCAAGGGCAAGACTGAGATCTGAACCGAGAAGCTGTTTTGCCTCTCCGGTATAGACATCCTTCTGACGGTTGAGCATCCATACAGGAACAAGATTCTGATAATCTGTCACCACATTGCGAATGCGTTCCACATGCTCCTCATCGAGAAGACCAAGGGTTGCACGCGGATCTACATCTGCCATATCTGAAATTACAGCAGATGTGTGCATGCCGATTCCCGGAAGGCCGGTAAGTGCAATCTGAACGGACTTTGTTCCGTCGAGATCGGCATTTTCAATCCTTACAAAGTAATTAATCTCTTGTTCTTCCATTCAATAGCCTCACAATGAGATTTGCTCTAAAAGCGCTGAGGGAGGGATTTGAACCCTCGAGTCCCAGGGGGACACGGGGTTAGCAACCCCGCGCCATGCCAGGCTTGGCTACCTCAACAGAGTAATCTCGCATCTTACGACACTCGCGATAACATATATCGCTCCATGAATGTTGCTTAATTAGATATGATAAATTTGTTATTAAGGGTTGTGGTATAGCCACACAGGATCGGTTATTCAAAGAAGGATTTCATATCCGGAATCCTGGCCCGGATAAGTTTTCTCTCAGTCAGTGCCGAAACAATGAGCGGGAGCGCGATTGTGGCATCTGCAAAACACTGGACACGGTATGAGTCCGGCGCCTCCTTGCCCCAGCTGATGGCCTCTTCAAATGTGCAGCCCGAAAGTCCGCCCCAGTGTGGCGCATCTGTTGTGTACTGGATGGCGTACTGGTGACCGTCAGTATCCCTCTCATGTATTCCTGCAATAACATGAGTCTGCTGAATGAAATTTTTAGGGACGCCTCCGCCGACATATATCACTCCGGTGTGAACAGAATTTTCTATGACTGTGGTTATCTCATCAACATCAGCGATCTGATCAACCGATACATCTGTACCTTTTCTTCTTGCCATAAGCACGGCAATCCCAACCGATGAATCACATAGAGCAGGAATAAATACCGGAATGCCGGCTTTTGCGCATTCGTTCAGCACTGACTCTCCGGAGGGGTTCTTCTCACCAAGCCACGTGCCCATTTTTTCCATAAGGAGGCGTGAAGAGGCATTGAACGGGGAGACACCCTCAATAAAAGAAGCTATTTCAGACTCAATACCACGGAATTCATCATCATATGCAAAGACATCATAAATGCGGTCAATACCTCTTGAAAAGAGTTCACAGTCGTCAGCATTGTGATGACCCATATAGTGGCGCACACCCAGATGCTCACAGGTGTCATGAAACATATTCGCCCCTGTTGAAACAATTCCGTCAATATAACGGTTTTTCACGAGTTCTATGAGGCATTTCTGCATCCCCGCAGGGATCATTGCACCTGAGAGTCCGAGAAAGATTATGCAGTCGGGATCATCTATCATTCTTTTCCAGACATTAAGGGATTCACCGAGTTTTCTGCCCTGAAAACCGGTTTTACTCATCCCTTCAATAAGTCCGGCAACACTCCCGGACGGTGATACTGATGTTGCTCTTTTCATGATTCTGATAATAAATAAAGAGAGATTCAATAAAAAAAGATTCGATTGAGACGGGGCGCAAAAAAAGGGGAATAAATTATTTATTGTTTCCTTTCAGCCGAAAATTCCGGGCCTAAAGAGCAACAATAAGGCTCTCTTTAGAGACTATACCTACAAGTTTTCCATCCTTTATTACCGGAAGAGAGCTGATATTTTTGCTGACAATGAGATCGATTGCATTAGCAACATCTCCGTTTATGTCCATTGTAAGTGCCGGAGAAGTCATTATATCACTGACGTAGAGATTTCTGACCTGCTGCTCCTGGTGCTTCTCACCGACTGTCTCTCTGAACTCCTTCATGGATTTTGCCACGTCAGTCTCGGTTACAACACCAACGATATTGCCCTCCTCAGTTACAACAAACTTTGCACTGTTCTCATCAATCATCCTCCTGCGGAGGTGAACGACACGCTCACCGGGGTTGATGCTGTGCGGGTTCTGCATAAGATTTTCAATTGAACCTTCCGGCACCATGACCTTTAAGAGATCTGTTGCGTCCACCTTTCCGACAGGTTTGTGCTCTTCATCAAGTACAACCACAATCTTATATCTCTGGAGCAGAGGGATGAGAATCTGTGCCTCTTCATCCGAATAGACTGAAGTGAAGTCATCATCTGTCCGGTTTACGACATGAATCTTTGTTGGCGGCA
The sequence above is a segment of the Methanoplanus limicola DSM 2279 genome. Coding sequences within it:
- the mvk gene encoding mevalonate kinase, with translation MATCSAPGKVFLFGEHAVVFGKPGIAMGIKPRVFVTVRRGKNPPRVNSPYIENCFEQTGVNGSAYIHSQLPSSSGLGSSAAVTVATLSAINEEYNLGMDRSHIASTAFKIEKKVQRGRASPTDTFVSTYGGLVLVKDNKRRILPPENLSLVIGNTMVSHKTAELVGMVGEFRRSNPHVVDPILDAIEAVTIRSLHNFHNQKTLGRYMDVNHALLEALGVGHPMLTRLVTAARTSGAYGAKMTGAGGGGCMIALCPKRSKSRIAKAIEAAEGRAIITSIDTDGVRTEDDS
- the amrB gene encoding AmmeMemoRadiSam system protein B, with amino-acid sequence MELRRSTLAGSFYPADSSVLRKQLKSFFENIPDKSLSALPEPFGVVSPHAGIIFSGQTSAYAYSAIPKEFKGTFVVIGPSHAGYPDCVSTDNWETPLGTLKNDNGFIRNLDIPVDNYAHRQRENSLEVQMQFIKYRFPDCRIVPVLVGSQTRRNSLSLAEKLFKAIELSENPVKIVASSDFSHYISDKDARMLDNYAIDALLHLDTAEFYRRINDEGISACGYGPIMVMAEVSKRLGAKKAVKLHYSTSGDINGDRSQVVGYASLAVV
- the rpsB gene encoding 30S ribosomal protein S2, translated to MNSNEIEIELKESLVPVEEYLAAGVHIGTQQKSQDMKKFIYRVRGDGLYILDIQQTDERIKVAADFIAKFDPAKVLVVTSRQYGQYPARKFAEAVGGVSKVGRFIPGLLTNQSIREYIEPDVVVVTDPIGDLQVINEAVQCGIPIVALCDTNNITKYIDIVIPTNNKGRKALSLVYYLLAKEVMSKRGIATSLTPEDFEVEL
- a CDS encoding DNA-directed RNA polymerase subunit K, which encodes MNTYTRYERARIVGARSLQISMGAPLLVKTDRIDPLEIALEEYELGVIPITVKRK
- a CDS encoding DNA-directed RNA polymerase subunit N encodes the protein MIPVRCFTCGRVVSVYYEEFKKRRDAGEEIRDILDDLGLERYCCRRMLLTHKEIIDDLNPYQ
- a CDS encoding 30S ribosomal protein S9; translated protein: MSKVINTSGKKKTAIARATFKEGNGRIRINSIPLEIYSTEIARMKISEPILLFPGSTDDVDVTVDVSGGGYMGQAEAVRTAIARGIVNWHNDPRVKDAYLEYDRTLLVNDSRQKEAKKPHGRGARKKFQKSYR
- a CDS encoding 50S ribosomal protein L13 encodes the protein MVTVIDAAGLRLGRLASIVAKRSLQGEEIAIINAEAAVISGAKARVLADYDQKRKRGSREGGPFYPRRPDHIVKRTIRGMLPYKRQRGIEAFARVKVYVGVPEEFADIKAETIESAHIEGLSTPKYVAVGTISSILGAKF
- a CDS encoding 50S ribosomal protein L18e; amino-acid sequence: MKIATKTNPRYSALVATLKDASRTNDAGVWREIAKRLEAPSRNHAEVNLNKISRYAREGETVIVPGKVLGSGVLSSGVSVAALNFSESAIDKIKNANGTCMTIEDLVKSNPEGKSVRILR
- a CDS encoding DNA-directed RNA polymerase subunit D, whose translation is MEITFSRLDENAAKFILKGTTFAFANSFRRAMITDVPTLAIEDVYLYDNNSALFDEILTHRLGLIPITTDLSEYVRRDECSCGGEGCSQCQAVFTLSVEGPGIVMSGDLVPQNPGAVPVNPDIPIVKLDEDQKVVLEARAELNTGMEHAKWQPTLACGYKAYPVITVSDRCDGCGKCVEQCPRNVLKAGSKAVLVIESRLEDCSMCRLCEKACMASDIGDEPAIRVNPHDSDYIFVVESDGSMPVKDIMIRALDIIGNKSRGLVDVLSDISGAI
- a CDS encoding 30S ribosomal protein S11; its protein translation is MAEDSKEKWGVAHIYASFNNTVITVTDLSGAETVTKSSGGMVVKQARNESSPYAAMQMAINVANAAKDKGIVGVHVKVRAPGRGKQRSPGPGAQAAIRALARAGMRIGRIEDVTPVPHDSIRAKGGRRGRRV